Part of the Aquarana catesbeiana isolate 2022-GZ linkage group LG06, ASM4218655v1, whole genome shotgun sequence genome is shown below.
aggcctttgagcggttgcatttattccgggcacaagtgcggcaagaacccacatacctcttacagtcctccagaagacatggccaccaaaaggtgcgtagtaccaattctgaggttttccgggctccgaagtgacccgccagcttgtggtcatgacatagttccagtaccagtaccctacatctttcaggtacgaaaatcttgccttcatgccagagcaacccatcatttaaactggttccagtaggtagaggaatttcagaggaggcctgtttaatcctggaaattaaatctccctggagaagtaagaaactacctgcaggcagaatagtatcaggaggagtactttccttggagtcgtggaacatccgtgatagagcatcaggttttccattcttggatccgggcctgtacgtgatatgaaaggagaagcgggaaaaaaaaagtgcccatctagcctgtcgtggtctgagtcgcttggctgctcttaagtattccaagttcttgtggtcggtaaagatgagaaccggatgtaccgcaccctctagtagatagcgccattcttccaaagccgccttgatggccaacagttcccggtctccgacatcataatttctctcagatgatgagagtttacgggaaaagaatgctacaggaaacaagagggccttgggcccctgacgttgagaaagtactgcccccactgcgatctccgaagcatccacttccagtacaaacggtaacgcaggatccgggtgcttgagaatagaggcagaagtaaacagtccctttaatttctcgaacgctgcctgtgcttgggatgaccaacagaatcgtgccccctgtttagtaagttccgttattggtgcaatgatcttagaaaagtctttaatgaatttcctgtaaaagttggaaaatcctacgaaacgttggactcctttcttgtctgtaggagccggccagtccaggatggccgatactttttgtgggtccatcttgattccttcaacagaaataatgagtcccaagaactgaatactctggcgttcgaactcacatttatctagtttagcgtataagccatgttgcctgagccggacgagaacattcctgacgtgcctgcgatgatccgccaaagaagaggagaagatgagtatatcgtccagataaacgatgacataaaggtccaggatatctctaaagatgtcgttcacaaagtgctggaacgtagccggggcattacaaagaccaaagggcatgacctggtactcaaaatgcccgaaacgagtgcgaaacgcagtcttccactcgtcaccctctcggatgcggattaagttataagcaccccggagatccagtttagtaaagattctggcagtgcccagcctttggaataactcaggtaccagagggagcgggtagcgatttttaatcgtgatcttgttcagttcgcggtaatcaatacatggccgcagggaatgatccttcttttccacaaaaaataaacccgcaccggccggagaggtggacgggcggataaatttctttttcagattttcatccaagtactgcttcagggtgcccagttcCTGCTCAGTCAaggggaagatccggccaaaaggtacctcggttccaggaagcaattcaattgggcagtcgtagggcctgtgtggtggtagtaattctgcccccttcttgctaaacacatccgcaaagtcttggtaaggctcaggaatagcttgaagcagatcaacatctggatgtagacagaggagttgggcaacctcacggcctgtcccttgcaagcagtgttgaagacagtatccagagaggaactcgacattacctgaagcccagttgatttgggggttgtgcgcttgtagccaaggtattccaagaataactggaaagaggggggacgagatggcatccagacagagatattcatggtgttgctggcccatgatggcttctaaagggacagtctcctgagtaactgggccggagcggagagcagaaccgtcagcgagatgaacagcaaggctttgagttttggtttggagaggaatggcatgttgaaaggcaaaggtccggtcaataaaacagctgcaggctccagaatcaatgatagctgggacttggatggtctttccgggaagctgtaaagtgacagaaatggttaggtgcgtgcccaaagagggtacaatagtagcacaggtacgaacatcagaacgacacttacgcatcttgttggggcaaccgctggcgtagtgccccgattccccgcagtagaggcagaggttgtgtgcccgcctacgtgtcttctcctctggggtcaaagaaggacggaacagaccaagctgcattggttcaggtgcatcataggttgaggcaggtggtggagcaggagatctactgggaggacagggtacttgtggaatcatccaggtgggacgaaaggtactggtggttctttcggtacgtcgttctcgcagtctacggtctatttggatagacagattgataaggtcttccagggtctgtggtacccctactcatgccaactcatctttgagaggttctgacaaccccatcctgaactgatggcgcaatgcagcgtcattccaagccgtgtcagaactccagcgtctgaactcgacggcatagtcttcagctgctcggcggccttgacgaagggcctgtaaggaagcttccgcggtggcagtgagctgggggtcttcgtatagttgggacatggctccaaagaaggcctccagactatccaagacgacagatttttgctccaggagccggtgggcccatgtttgtggttcaccagacagtaaggaaataacaaagcccaccttagtggcttccagggagaacgtgcgtggctgaagggcgaagtacaggttgcaagcattccggaaggcacgatacttactccggtctccgagaaatctttcgggtactggtactttgggctcaggaggtaacatgaccacagaaggtgttgaggtggctgctgcggaccctggtggaccggtaggtgcggacagagcctgcacccgttcttccaagctggaatatccctcttgtaggcttttcactgcctgggttagacccgccaaatgtcggcaaagttcatccatgggggaggccccctgcccggactcggtcatggctgcctaatactatcaggctcctacttaccagaccggcgagtcctgtcgggcagagggtaggctcccttaccctccgactatcggccccctgatagagtaaacagggggtacaacagtacggagtggtatgaaggcctgtatggctgttcaggtattgctgtccgggtgtcacagggttaactgtagcaaagactgagtagactggagcaccttcactgagtggagcaggctggtgtggacaacaggcaggaagactgcagacaggctgacaggatcccagggagcaggcagatggatggtcaggagactggccgggtttggcaacaggcagacggcagaggtacagtggaacaggcaagcggatggtcaaacaagcaaaggtcggtgcaggcagagttcagagagtggtcgggggacaaggccgggtcagtaggtataacaggaacaaacaaggtacacggtcaggctctggaactactagctgttgattaggcagcactggtcaccagaactcactggcttaaatagggcttttggcgccaaacgacgtgcacgcgcgcgccccggcacacacaggcacgcgcgcccgccaacgcccgcgcgcgcgcccccgcacaccggcgtgcacagtggaacgatcccggacacacacaccggcgccgcgaggagcccgcacagcgaggtccgcagaaacgcgcgcgccaacgcgcgccgacgcaccctgacgcacaccaccgcgggcgccccgcctgccaaggtaagaaccctgacagtgGCATACCTGAGAGCCAGCTAGTGACTCCAAGGCTGACTCGGAGGGGGCGAGGAACGGAGGTGCTGGCACCATCTTGGATTCTGGCCGGCGCTGGGCCGCATCCAAAGAATGGGTGAAAAAATGCCCCAGATCTCCCCCAGGACGGgatccccctgtccccctctgctcctTGTACTTATCCTTTCCCATTTGGTCTGTTTAGGCAGCGATCTGCGGTGTGGAGAAGCCCTGTGTGATCCGAGCTGAGGCACTACACGTCTGCCTGCTCcatgtgtcaggccacgcccctatactgaaatattaaacatttttatatttatgaaaataAGCAAAAATCTATGATTAAGGAGATTTCCACTTGTTCCACAAATCAacacgtgcatgcacgggagtgatgtcatcgtggctccggctaatcacagcgccggagccgcgatacctggaagtaactcagGGGAAAAATGTCGCCGgctggtgctgtgtacgggcaccacagcaggggcttcaatctcaggtgagtattacataatgagctagtatgctatgctcattatgcctttgtcttgcaggtcttttttttcatgtgggtttacaaccactttaaaacttagTAACACTTTGTAAATGGCTTATCTGTGGCTCAACAGAATGTAAAACAACAACCAGGTGTTGATTTGAACACGCGACCTCTCTCTCAGACAACAGACCTTGCAAGTTCAGATTACTCTTTGAAAACACATGTACAAAATGTTATACCATGTATTTACTTGGTGATTTAACCAAGACTTTATTTAAGGTAAAAATAATTTGCGCTGAATTATTTTATTTGAAACATACATCATCAATAAAATAGATATTCAATTATTCAATTAAGTAAGCATATAATCTCTCCAATATAAtgtaataatga
Proteins encoded:
- the LOC141148051 gene encoding uncharacterized protein, which codes for MMELLCKQYTNELTLVDKEIEKLYEDNQLITLDGLFSTRESALKTNLEGYVTEILKTKERKFVRDKLAYDNKQAYHWDQKNNKAKRRNNQTRNPKQPISEPNDSDSSVSPVSSFQAQDMRSTRTQEAAKYTKENASTGTVRRTPSTKAPMVTRASMAKNSSAHAPAEQLSILKLGLTFCPVQKVDQFELIKDINLFSRKLMFKILYDKSDIPINDRALANPAWEGMTISDIKAMEELMELWEEGVILGIPWLQAHNPQINWASGNVEFLSGYCLQHCLQGTGREVAQLLCLHPDVDLLQAIPEPYQDFADVFSKKGAELLPPHRPYDCPIELLPGTEVPFGRIFPLTEQELGTLKQYLDENLKKKFIRPSTSPAGAGLFFVEKKDHSLRPCIDYRELNKITIKNRYPLPLVPELFQRLGTARIFTKLDLRGAYNLIRIREGDEWKTAFRTRFGHFEYQVMPFGLCNAPATFQHFVNDIFRDILDLYVIVYLDDILIFSSSLADHRRHVRNVLVRLRQHGLYAKLDKCEFERQSIQFLGLIISVEGIKMDPQKVSAILDWPAPTDKKGVQRFVGFSNFYRKFIKDFSKIIAPITELTKQGARFCWSSQAQAAFEKLKGLFTSASILKHPDPALPFVLEVDASEIAVGAVLSQRQGPKALLFPVAFFSRKLSSSERNYDVGDRELLAIKAALEEWRYLLEGAVHPVLIFTDHKNLEYLRAAKRLRPRQARWALFFSRFSFHITYRPGSKNGKPDALSRMFHDSKESTPPDTILPAGSFLLLQGDLISRIKQASSEIPLPTGTSLNDGLLWHEGKIFVPERCRVLVLELCHDHKLAGHFGARKTSELNSEESQDRFKKSAQEIAETHIKRDQGQFEAPKRSYVEVVKSSSPPKQRKAKPNPVDKKKNLEKAGVSNTTYYDLKTTKKEYETGDKVYLYNFAQNQAQFPTHTYSRTNNESTVKVEGPGSILDGNRDKFDIINLSSHPLTEDETTLLELGLTFCPDEEANKFELIKDLHLFARHLMYKVLYDKNPNDVEITNSDNANLEGVTFENL